From a region of the Dictyostelium discoideum AX4 chromosome 2 chromosome, whole genome shotgun sequence genome:
- the isg12 gene encoding hypothetical protein, giving the protein MADPENNNNYNVDSGSNINDKHQDPIEQKDSFSKILKEKSILIGDKTVEFAKEHPYTTTAIAITGVTTGGAIIATPYIAAALGFGTGGIIKSTIAAKTMATLGSGSKIGALLQSIGAKSTILHLVGATKIAAISGSISAACVSTIYYAKDCFSKILNYFNNNKNNNKKKEE; this is encoded by the coding sequence ATGGCTGACccagaaaataataataactataatgTTGATAGTGGATCTAATATCAATGATAAGCACCAAGATCCAATTGAACAAAAAGATAGTTTcagtaaaattttaaaagaaaaaagtattttaatTGGAGATAAAACAGTTGAATTTGCAAAGGAACATCCATacacaacaacagcaattgCAATCACTGGGGTAACAACAGGTGGAGCAATTATTGCAACACCTTATATCGCAGCAGCTTTAGGTTTTGGTACTGGGGGTATCATTAAATCTACAATTGCAGCTAAAACAATGGCAACTTTAGGATCAGGTTCAAAAATCGGTGCTCTGTTACAATCAATTGGTGCTAAATCAACAATTCTTCATTTAGTTGGTGCTACTAAAATCGCTGCTATATCTGGTAGTATTTCTGCTGCTTGTGTATCTACAATTTATTATGCAAAAGATTgtttttctaaaatattaaactattttaataataataaaaataataataaaaaaaaagaagaataa
- the nat9 gene encoding N-acetyltransferase 9: MKINSNTIIIGKKVILVPYKKKHVEKYWKWMQSEEIREQTASEELTIEEEFENQESWFKDDHKITFIILDKDLLLENEKDSNGYSNENDIKSMIGDVNIFFNQYEDEGTAELEVMIAEPTSRRKGLAREAISIIMGYGIEHLSTITKKYIVKIGESNQPSIQMFKSMNFKQIGSVNVFKEILLEFENGENNINLLNLKNNDNYKSLIFKNWE, encoded by the coding sequence atgaaaattaattcaaatacaattataattggtaaaaaagtaatattagtaccatataaaaaaaaacatgttGAAAAATATTGGAAATGGATGCAAAGTGAAGAGATTAGGGAACAAACAGCATCGGAAGAATTAACAATTGaagaagaatttgaaaatcaagaaaGTTGGTTTAAAGATGACCAtaaaattacatttattatattagataaagatttattattggAGAATGAAAAAGACTCAAATGGATATTccaatgaaaatgatataaaatcaatgatTGGTGATgttaatatctttttcaaCCAATATGAAGATGAGGGTACTGCAGAGTTAGAAGTTATGATAGCAGAACCAACCTCAAGAAGAAAAGGGCTTGCCAGGGAAGCCATTTCAATTATCATGGGTTACGGTATCGAACACCTATCAACAATTACTAAAAAATATATCGTCAAAATTGGTGAATCAAACCAACCATCAATCCAAATGTTTAAATCAATGAATTTCAAACAAATTGGTAGTGTAAATGTATTTAAAGAGATTTTAttagaatttgaaaatggtgaaaataatataaaccttttaaatttaaaaaataatgataattataaatcattaatttttaaaaattgggaataa
- the CYP515A1 gene encoding cytochrome P450 family protein, with product MILGIILGLFIYIYLINIKFFNRAVPSSLLVGENKLKCKFPSGPLILPIIGSLYKLSLKYPHLSFKQLSDKYGKVFSLKMGSIDTIVINDINFLQKSFRDNPTFFSQRFHLPSFYYMGKYQGIIFGNGSHWRKLKDILSSSITKSKSRQMEELFYNEYFKAEEYLLKKINQDNNIDMGPIFKRILLNILYRFLFGVSFEYDDNLLSKEFYSFIQSYNKLFEYLAKQPADFIPILKPFNNYKEIEKEYNNCLNFFQPLIDNILKNISDDDDDGNEPKCFLEYFISEIRKDTSNLIKITDLPYICFDIIVAGIVTTSTTMDWMLLYLTNYPNIQEKLFFEINTPNHPLHKDKLQFPYLNSIIKETLRISPPAPFALPHICTDDIVIDDIFIPKNTQVIPNIYGCNRSNIESSESNVFNPDHFLSKDELNIGQCAFSFGSRQCPGANVADSIMFLVSTKLYKTFKFERTTTQLNDENGHFTRSLSPFEFKSKLIIRK from the exons atgatattagGAATTATTTTAggattatttatatatatatatttaataaatataaaa ttttttaatagaGCAGTaccttcatcattattagttggagaaaataaattaaaatgtaaatttCCAAGTGGTCCATTAATATTACCTATTATTGGTAGCCTTTACAAATTAAGTTTAAAATATCCTCACTTATCATTCAAACAATTATCAGATAAATACGGAAAAGTATTTTCATTGAAAATGGGTTCAATTGATACAATTGTAATTAATGATATcaattttttacaaaaatcaTTTCGTGACAATCCAACCTTTTTTTCACAAAGATTTCATTTACCATCTTTTTATTACATGGGAAAATATCAAGGTATTAT aTTTGGTAATGGTTCTCATTggagaaaattaaaagatattttaagtAGTTCAATTACTAAATCAAAATCTCGTCAAATGgaagaattattttataatgaatattttaaagctgaagaatatttattaaaaaaaataaatcaagataataatatt gatatgggtccaatttttaaaagaattttattaaatattttatatagatTTCTATTTGGTGTATCATTTGAatatgatgataatttattatcaaaagaattttattcatttatccAAAgctataataaattatttgaatatttagcAAAACAACCAGCAGATTTTATcccaattttaaaaccatttaataattataaagaaattgaaaaagagtataataattgtttaaatttctttcaaccattaattgataatattttaaaaaatattagtgatgatgatgatgatggaaa tgaaCCAAAATGTTTTTTAGAATATTTCATTAGTGAAATTCGAAAGGAtacatcaaatttaattaaaataactgATCTTCCATATATATGTTTCGATATTATTGTTGCAGGTATAG ttacaACAAGTACAACTATGGATTGGatgttattatatttaacaAATTATCCGAATATTCAagagaaattattttttgaaataaacaCACCAAACCATCCATTACATAAGGATAAATTACAATTCccatatttaaattcaattattaaagaaacttTAAGAATTTCACCAc CAGCACCATTTGCATTACCACATATATGTACTGATGATATTGTTATTGATGATATATTTATTCCAAAAAATACTCAAGTAATTCCAAACATATATGGATGTAATAGAAGTAATATTGAAAGCAGTGAATCTAACGTCTTCAATCCTGATCACTTTTTATCAAAAgatgaattaaatattgGTCAATGCGCTTTTTCATTTGGTTCACGTCAATGTCCTGGTGCCAATGTCGCTGATTCAATAATGTTTTTGGTATCAactaaattatataaaacatttaaatttgagAGAACCACTACtcaattaaatgatgaaaatggtcATTTTACAAGATCATTATCCCCATTTgaattcaaatcaaaattaattattagaaaataa
- the psmD14 gene encoding 26S proteasome non-ATPase regulatory subunit 14 has product MNRSLMSLLGREGLGEKITDATPLPDTAETIHISSLALLKMLQHARAGVPLEVMGLMLGELIDEYTIRVIDVFAMPQSGTSVSVEAIDPVFQTKMLDMLKQTGRDEIVIGWYHSHPGFGCWLSSVDVNTQQSFEQLQSRAVAVVVDPLQSVRGKVVIDAFRTIKTSPTAEPRQITSNLGHLQDPSIQALIHGLNRNYYSIAINYRKNELEQKMLLNLHKKKWTEGLIVDKFDTHEQSNEKQINNLLELTKQYQKSIQDEDKIEPEKKEVSAVGKLDPKRHLISDVHTLMANNVVRVLTVMLDTVTF; this is encoded by the exons ATGAATCGTTCATTAATGTCATTATTAGGTCGTGAAGGTTTAGGTGAAAAGATTACAGACGCTACACCTTTACCAGATACAGCAGAAACAATTCATATCTCTTCATTAgctttattaaaaatgttacAACATG cAAGAGCTGGTGTACCATTAGAAGTTATGGGTTTAATGTTAggtgaattaattgatgaataTACAATTAGAGTTATTGATGTATTTGCAATGCCACAAAGTGGTACATCAGTTAGTGTAGAAGCAATTGATCCAGTATTCCAAACTAAAATGCTTGATATGTTAAAACAAACTGGTAGAGATGAAATTGTTATTGGTTGGTATCACAGTCATCCTGGCTTTGGTTGTTGGTTATCAAGTGTTGATGTCAATACTCAACAA agtTTTGAACAATTACAATCAAGAGCAGTTGCAGTTGTAGTTGATCCATTACAATCAGTTCGTGGTAAAGTTGTAATTGATGCATTCAGAACCATTAAAACTTCACCAACAGCAGAACCAAGACAAATTACAAGTAATCTTGGTCATTTACAAGATCCATCCATTCAAGCATTAATTCATGGTCTCaatagaaattattattccaTTGCTATCAATTATCGTAAGAATGAATTGGAACaaaaaatgttattaaaTCTTCATAAAAAGAAATGGACTGAAGGTTTAATcgttgataaatttgatacTCATGaacaatcaaatgaaaaacaaattaat AATTTATTGGAATTAACTaaacaatatcaaaaatcaattcaagaTGAAGATAAGATTGAACCAGAAAAGAAGGAAGTTTCAGCAGTTGGTAAATTAGATCCAAAGAGACATTTAATCTCTGATGTTCACACATTAATGGCCAACAACGTTGTTAGAGTGTTAACTGTTATGCTTGACACTGTAactttctaa
- the hspC gene encoding heat shock protein: protein MMQFFGTIVTKEEPVNLELDEGDIFHLTKAIIHPKSQGKGKVYLTAVISLMEEDEMEEDDVDDEEESPREDIVEIPIGILEAGKIDQIDLNLHYNFGQIVRFELQAENGAGYVVALSGSVITMEQGGCDDEDCDDEHCINHEDDEEIDSDEEFGDSDQDEEDSDDEEIPQLIAPATKKGKITEISEVPESKKEKTPEPKKVPEPKKEQVKQPTQPQQKKAAAQQPEKANNKPAAASPAKPQNNQSKNAPKQPQQQQQSPAKNNNNKRPQNQNENNKKKQKN, encoded by the exons atgatgcaATTTTTTGGTACTATCGTAACTAAAGAAGAACCAGTAAATCTTGAATTAGATGAAGGTGATATTTTCCATTTAACTAAA gcTATTATTCATCCAAAATCTCAAGGTAAAGGTAAAGTTTATTTAACTGCAGTTATTAGTTTAATGGAAGAAGATGAAATGGAAgaagatgatgttgatgatgaagaagaatcaCCAAGAGAAGATATAGTTGAAATTCCAATTGGTATTTTAGAAGCTGGTAAAATTGATCAAATCGATCTCAATTTACATTATAATTTTGGACAAATCGTTAGATTTGAACTCCAAGCTGAAAATGGTGCTGGTTATGTTGTTGCTCTTTCTGGTTCAGTTATCACCATGGAACAAGGTGgttgtgatgatgaagattgtGATGATGAACACTGCATCAAtcatgaagatgatgaagaaatcGATAGTGATGAAGAGTTCGGTGACTCTGAtcaagatgaagaagattcCGATGATGAAGAAATCCCACAATTAATTGCACCAGCCactaaaaaaggtaaaatcACAGAAATCTCAGAAGTCCCAGAatcaaagaaagaaaaaactCCAGAACCAAAGAAAGTTCCAGAACCAAAGAAAGAACAAGTTAAACAACCAACCCAACCACAACAAAAGAAAGCTGCTGCTCAACAACCAGAAAAAGCCAACAATAAACCAGCCGCTGCTTCACCAGCTAAACCACAAAACAATCAATCTAAAAATGCACcaaaacaaccacaacaacaacaacaatcaccagccaaaaataataacaacaaaagACCACAAAACCAAAAcgaaaacaacaaaaagaaacaaaaaaactaa